The proteins below come from a single Microbacterium sp. SLBN-154 genomic window:
- the tsaB gene encoding tRNA (adenosine(37)-N6)-threonylcarbamoyltransferase complex dimerization subunit type 1 TsaB — MILGIDTSLGTAVAVIEPDGVVVATADSPNPLGHAEAIGGLLEQVLTSAGALTHVAVGMGPGPFTGLRVGIATARAFALGRGIPLVPVPSHDAAALGLLLGDAVAGADGTPPFAVVTDARRREFAYSVFEGTDDDGVAVRTTGPLLAPRDELDDRLAALGAARRDVAAVPAAMVALAASRALAAGRTLATSEPLYLRSPDVTLPGAPKKVTA; from the coding sequence GTGATCCTCGGCATCGACACGTCCCTCGGCACCGCGGTCGCGGTGATCGAACCCGACGGCGTCGTCGTCGCCACAGCCGACAGCCCGAACCCCCTCGGGCACGCGGAGGCGATCGGCGGTCTTCTCGAGCAGGTGCTGACGTCTGCGGGGGCGCTCACGCACGTCGCCGTCGGCATGGGCCCCGGCCCCTTCACCGGGCTTCGCGTGGGCATCGCCACGGCACGGGCCTTCGCGCTGGGTCGCGGCATCCCGCTCGTCCCGGTGCCCAGCCACGACGCCGCCGCCCTGGGCTTGCTGCTCGGCGATGCCGTCGCCGGTGCCGACGGCACCCCACCCTTCGCCGTGGTCACCGACGCGCGCCGGCGCGAGTTCGCGTACTCGGTGTTCGAGGGGACGGATGACGACGGAGTGGCCGTCCGCACCACCGGACCCCTGCTCGCCCCCCGCGACGAGCTCGACGACCGGCTGGCCGCGCTCGGCGCGGCGCGCCGGGATGTCGCAGCGGTTCCTGCCGCGATGGTCGCGCTCGCGGCATCCCGGGCCCTGGCCGCGGGGCGCACGCTCGCGACGTCCGAGCCGCTCTATCTGCGCTCGCCGGATGTGACCCTCCCCGGCGCCCCGAAGAAGGTGACCGCGTGA
- a CDS encoding holo-ACP synthase: MIAGIGVDLVDISRFEATLDRTPRLLERLFSPAERALKPRSLAARYAAKEALIKALGGSDGVYWTDIEVWNESSGRPQFTLSGSTADVIVDRGISSVHLSMSHDAGFAVAYVIVEMNEGVTG; this comes from the coding sequence ATGATCGCCGGCATCGGCGTCGACCTGGTCGACATCTCCCGCTTCGAAGCCACCCTCGACCGCACTCCGCGCCTTCTCGAGCGCCTCTTCTCGCCCGCCGAGCGGGCGTTGAAGCCCCGCTCGCTCGCCGCCCGCTATGCCGCCAAGGAAGCGCTCATCAAAGCGCTGGGCGGGTCGGACGGCGTGTACTGGACCGACATCGAAGTGTGGAACGAATCGTCGGGACGCCCCCAGTTCACCCTGTCGGGAAGCACTGCCGATGTGATCGTCGACCGCGGGATCTCGTCGGTGCACCTGTCGATGTCGCACGACGCCGGCTTCGCCGTGGCGTACGTGATCGTCGAGATGAACGAAGGAGTGACCGGATGA
- the tsaE gene encoding tRNA (adenosine(37)-N6)-threonylcarbamoyltransferase complex ATPase subunit type 1 TsaE, whose protein sequence is MTGLDALVGRREIASSAEMEALGEEMGRMLRPGDLIVLTGALGAGKTTLTRGIGRGLGVRGPVQSPTFVLARTHPSLVGGAPLVHVDAYRLGSALELDDLDLDVERSVVVVEWGRGMVEGLRDTWWEVELDRELGGRGADTMCGGPSRADEELDAEAPRVVTISRRP, encoded by the coding sequence ATGACGGGACTCGACGCCCTCGTCGGGCGACGCGAGATCGCCTCGTCGGCCGAGATGGAGGCGCTCGGCGAAGAGATGGGACGGATGCTGCGCCCCGGCGACCTGATCGTCCTCACCGGCGCACTGGGCGCGGGCAAGACCACGCTCACCCGGGGGATCGGCCGCGGGCTCGGGGTGCGCGGCCCCGTGCAGAGCCCGACCTTCGTGCTGGCGCGGACGCACCCGTCGCTCGTCGGCGGAGCTCCGCTCGTCCACGTCGACGCCTATCGGCTCGGCTCGGCGCTCGAGCTCGACGACCTCGACCTCGACGTCGAGCGCTCGGTCGTGGTCGTGGAGTGGGGTCGAGGAATGGTCGAGGGACTCCGCGACACCTGGTGGGAGGTCGAGCTCGACCGTGAGCTCGGCGGTCGAGGCGCCGACACCATGTGCGGCGGCCCCTCGCGTGCCGATGAGGAGCTCGACGCCGAGGCGCCGCGCGTCGTGACGATCAGCCGCCGCCCCTGA
- the rimI gene encoding ribosomal protein S18-alanine N-acetyltransferase, producing the protein MSLRPASVDDLAAIMVLERAAFGGDAWSDDVMRAELASPHTWYVVAEEDGRLVGYAGLRAPGGSKDADVQTIALDETVRGRGLGRGIFRALLAEAARRGVSEVFLDVRDDNAPAQSLYASEGFEAIGRRPNYYPGEGVDAIVMRLRLAAREGGAA; encoded by the coding sequence GTGAGCCTCCGCCCCGCGAGCGTCGACGACCTCGCCGCGATCATGGTGCTCGAGCGCGCCGCCTTCGGCGGCGACGCCTGGTCGGACGACGTCATGCGCGCCGAACTCGCCTCCCCCCACACCTGGTACGTGGTCGCCGAGGAGGACGGGCGCCTGGTCGGATACGCGGGGCTGCGCGCCCCGGGCGGATCGAAGGATGCCGACGTGCAGACCATCGCCCTCGACGAGACGGTGCGCGGGCGTGGGCTCGGGCGCGGCATCTTCCGCGCCCTCCTGGCCGAGGCCGCCCGCCGCGGGGTGAGCGAAGTGTTCCTCGACGTGAGGGACGACAACGCCCCCGCCCAGAGCTTGTACGCCTCCGAAGGGTTCGAGGCGATCGGGCGCCGCCCCAACTACTACCCGGGCGAGGGGGTCGACGCCATCGTGATGCGGCTGCGGCTCGCGGCGCGGGAAGGGGGCGCCGCATGA
- a CDS encoding lamin tail domain-containing protein, with protein MPRRRRSLPALVLVPVLAAASVALAAPVAAAESLPSPALVVTEIVADNVGADHFEFFEVHNTTDRPIDLDAESIDFAYTYADGSDTARDVVLTTPAGTVIAPGATVALWLSYTSGSVDSFARSVDDFRAHFAATQPETDYDVVRVEGQPGIANGGSRGIRVIAAGTEMSHSFAAAGAFGADLAATFAVPESGTSALPLATLAPATPGRLAEAEPTPEPTGDPTGEPTPEPTETAPAAPLTARDLLITEFAPDTTGTDRYEYIEIANTTDRAVDLGTDVRISYDFLSGEKDLTVPAGSIIPANGVAVLWLQYAPNTDGLTAADFRAFYGTADDVVVFPLEGQAGFANSAERGIRLLTPAQDGADGIEISAARYRADEIGAGLGVDYRLPEASTATQMTVLRALAAPTPGVVDPAAFVPAPFLPVADPQLVTAPLQITEIAPDTANVAGADGYEFIEIYNATTEPIAFRDFTLKYLYPLEDLTNSNTVLWPATVRDSVVAPGATLVFWIKNGANDALTADDFNTHFGSALVAGQDLFEIASGGMANSSPRGLEIVTNTGFAMNRAYYNLGGVDDVTADQPVQYAVNPDDLLVQKKLGTAPATPGAIYREQVPGGLMVTPMDAAAPAVTDATAPEITPGADFPLQMTVTDDRQVRTVEIEVASNLDTAPLRHTLLAGADGTTYRHVIPAVDLTGKTWFEYRVIARDGANETVTELRRLPVTGVDQSPVRLQLEEGQWVSGTTEIVAGGNTFPSDIRLSIDGVEVETTPRLENPAVFAFEASGTDALFRNGVRIGDEVLHVFDRGTYADWATITVPVPVSYLTGERVDLGIWAGTKAKTDRDPNENNDDFTIRGIRLILPDGRTLAPEGYTDPTAIVPMGDSQGRLDVFEAGFALPGDARTAVGHLWETTAAADGAHRVRASAGEDAVEVAVNVDNTVPEIGTDLEEGRLYQGEFTIDAAASDAGAGVSALTATLDGRAIELPYATGSLLLADGAHTVVFTAVDAAGNRAERTVTFQTPVEEPGNELLSPEDGAEFDTGDPITLAARATDPTGDRLDVSFREAVRTVPGDGIEATTGEIGTALSTDRTGARALTAEEVGAIGRLDESALTQTSDAAFPYQLFEVAVPGDVGDDARVRVRWDGSANTDAKVLLYALGTDGAWQELDRALTTDGAPTSFTLEAMVPVDGFATEGTVTVLVQHSEGFAGANLSTRDTVVEPAHPEDTPRSAYDFTFAWESDTQYYNETFYNHQVAIHDYLLAERSDLNLQYLFHTGDVVNVAEDMAQWERADPAYAALDEAGLPYGVLAGNHDVGAFDANYTNFSAFFGAWRFADNPWWGGDYLDNRGHYDLITAGGIDFLMLYMGWGPGDAEIAWMNDVISRYPERTVMLNLHEYMLTTGGLGPIPQRIYDEVVAPNPNVRTVFSGHYHDAFTRVDGFDDDGDGVAERQVYQVLFDYQGLAEGGLGYLRLMHFDNQTGQILSRTYSPSLADYNADDPTLEVQHQEFAIPYSALGIAPAQKVLATDAFRADILTTTPIADFADVESGTDLTAEWEPGEGTHGWFVNSVDPYGATTDSEVRTVVVRTGGGEEPGEGEEPGDGEDPGDGEEPGNGEDPGNGEDPGDGRPTEPSVPVMPDQLDPALQGVITAPASVRIGDPFTVQIGGVAPGTWVQLWLHSAPTALGTWTQVGADGTVRAVVPAGTTLGDHVLVAQDVDGVVGWTTLQVAAAPGEAPVDPLPGAGTGDGGGDGPGSGTVGEGSTAASGSSGPLPATGGEAAPLLLAATTALLLLVSGVMLVLRRQRRV; from the coding sequence ATGCCTCGCCGACGCCGTTCTCTGCCCGCGCTTGTCCTCGTCCCCGTCCTCGCCGCCGCTTCCGTCGCTCTTGCGGCGCCTGTCGCCGCCGCCGAATCTCTGCCGTCACCCGCTCTCGTGGTGACCGAGATCGTCGCCGACAACGTCGGCGCCGACCACTTCGAATTCTTCGAAGTGCACAACACCACCGATCGCCCGATCGACCTCGACGCTGAGAGCATCGACTTCGCCTACACCTATGCCGACGGGTCGGACACCGCGCGGGATGTCGTGCTCACCACCCCGGCGGGCACCGTCATCGCCCCGGGCGCGACGGTGGCCCTGTGGCTCAGCTACACCTCGGGAAGCGTCGACAGCTTCGCCCGCTCGGTCGACGACTTCCGGGCGCACTTCGCCGCGACGCAGCCCGAGACCGACTACGACGTCGTCCGGGTCGAGGGACAGCCCGGCATCGCCAACGGCGGCTCCCGCGGCATCCGCGTCATCGCAGCGGGTACGGAGATGAGTCATTCGTTCGCCGCCGCAGGCGCTTTCGGTGCCGACCTCGCCGCGACGTTCGCCGTGCCGGAGTCGGGGACGAGCGCCCTGCCGCTCGCCACCCTCGCGCCCGCGACCCCCGGCCGGCTCGCGGAAGCGGAACCGACGCCGGAGCCGACGGGCGACCCGACAGGCGAACCGACCCCCGAGCCGACCGAGACCGCACCCGCTGCGCCGCTGACGGCCCGCGATCTGCTCATCACCGAGTTCGCCCCCGACACCACCGGCACCGACCGGTACGAGTACATCGAGATCGCCAACACCACCGATCGCGCGGTGGATCTCGGTACGGACGTCCGCATCAGCTACGACTTCCTGTCTGGCGAGAAGGACCTCACGGTGCCGGCCGGCTCGATCATCCCCGCGAACGGTGTCGCGGTGCTGTGGCTGCAATACGCGCCCAACACCGACGGGCTGACCGCCGCGGACTTCCGCGCCTTCTACGGGACCGCGGACGATGTCGTCGTCTTCCCTCTTGAGGGACAGGCCGGCTTCGCCAACAGCGCCGAGCGCGGCATCCGTCTTCTCACCCCAGCCCAGGACGGCGCGGACGGGATCGAGATCTCCGCCGCCCGCTACCGGGCCGACGAGATCGGCGCCGGACTCGGCGTGGACTACCGACTCCCCGAGGCGTCGACCGCCACGCAGATGACGGTGCTCCGCGCTCTCGCCGCACCGACCCCGGGCGTCGTGGATCCGGCGGCCTTCGTGCCCGCGCCGTTCCTACCGGTGGCCGACCCGCAGCTGGTGACCGCACCGCTGCAGATCACCGAGATCGCCCCCGACACCGCCAACGTCGCAGGTGCCGACGGGTACGAGTTCATCGAGATCTACAATGCCACGACCGAACCGATCGCCTTCCGCGACTTCACGCTGAAGTACCTCTACCCGCTCGAGGATCTCACCAACTCCAACACCGTGCTGTGGCCTGCCACGGTGCGCGACTCCGTCGTCGCCCCCGGTGCCACCCTGGTGTTCTGGATCAAGAACGGCGCCAACGACGCCCTCACCGCGGACGACTTCAACACGCACTTCGGCAGCGCCCTCGTCGCCGGACAGGACCTGTTCGAGATCGCCAGCGGCGGCATGGCCAATAGTTCGCCGCGAGGCCTCGAGATCGTCACGAACACCGGTTTCGCGATGAACCGCGCGTACTACAACCTCGGTGGCGTCGACGACGTCACCGCCGACCAGCCGGTGCAGTACGCGGTGAACCCCGACGACCTCCTGGTGCAGAAGAAGCTCGGCACGGCGCCCGCGACCCCCGGTGCGATCTACCGGGAGCAGGTGCCCGGTGGGCTGATGGTCACCCCGATGGATGCCGCGGCCCCGGCCGTCACCGACGCCACCGCGCCTGAGATCACCCCTGGCGCGGACTTCCCGCTGCAGATGACGGTGACCGACGACCGGCAGGTGCGGACGGTGGAGATCGAGGTGGCGAGCAATCTCGACACCGCCCCGCTTCGCCACACCCTGCTGGCCGGCGCCGACGGCACGACATACCGCCACGTCATCCCGGCCGTCGACCTCACCGGCAAGACCTGGTTCGAGTACCGCGTGATCGCCCGGGACGGCGCGAACGAAACCGTCACCGAGCTCCGGCGCCTCCCGGTGACCGGGGTCGACCAGTCGCCCGTGCGCCTTCAGCTCGAGGAGGGCCAGTGGGTCTCGGGCACGACCGAGATCGTCGCGGGCGGCAACACCTTCCCCTCCGACATCCGCCTGTCGATCGACGGTGTCGAGGTCGAGACGACCCCGCGCCTGGAGAACCCGGCGGTCTTCGCGTTCGAGGCCAGCGGCACCGACGCCCTGTTCCGCAACGGTGTGCGCATCGGCGATGAAGTGCTGCACGTCTTCGACCGCGGCACGTACGCCGACTGGGCCACGATCACCGTGCCGGTTCCGGTGTCGTACCTCACCGGCGAACGCGTCGACCTCGGCATCTGGGCAGGAACCAAGGCCAAGACCGACCGTGACCCGAACGAGAACAACGACGACTTCACCATCCGCGGAATCCGCCTGATCCTCCCCGACGGGCGCACCCTCGCCCCCGAGGGGTACACCGACCCGACCGCGATCGTGCCGATGGGCGACAGCCAGGGGCGCCTGGACGTCTTCGAGGCAGGGTTCGCTCTTCCCGGCGACGCACGCACGGCCGTGGGCCACCTGTGGGAGACCACGGCGGCCGCGGACGGCGCCCACCGCGTGCGGGCGAGCGCCGGAGAGGACGCCGTCGAGGTCGCCGTGAATGTCGACAACACGGTTCCCGAGATCGGGACCGACCTCGAGGAGGGGCGCCTCTACCAGGGCGAGTTCACTATCGACGCCGCCGCGAGCGATGCGGGAGCCGGGGTGTCCGCACTCACGGCGACCCTGGACGGCCGAGCCATCGAGCTTCCGTACGCCACCGGTTCGCTTCTCCTCGCCGACGGCGCGCACACGGTGGTCTTCACTGCGGTGGATGCCGCGGGCAATCGCGCCGAGCGGACGGTGACGTTCCAGACCCCGGTCGAAGAGCCCGGCAACGAGCTCCTCTCACCCGAGGACGGCGCCGAGTTCGACACCGGCGACCCGATCACCCTCGCCGCCCGCGCGACCGATCCCACCGGCGACCGCCTCGATGTGTCGTTCCGGGAGGCCGTTCGCACCGTACCCGGTGACGGCATCGAGGCGACGACCGGCGAGATCGGCACTGCGCTGTCGACCGACCGCACCGGGGCGCGCGCGCTCACCGCGGAGGAGGTGGGCGCCATCGGTCGACTCGACGAGAGCGCGCTCACGCAGACATCCGACGCCGCCTTCCCGTACCAGCTGTTCGAGGTCGCCGTCCCCGGCGATGTCGGCGACGACGCCCGCGTGAGGGTGCGGTGGGACGGATCGGCCAACACCGACGCGAAGGTGCTCCTCTACGCGCTCGGAACCGATGGTGCCTGGCAGGAGCTCGACCGCGCCCTGACGACCGACGGCGCGCCGACGTCCTTCACGCTCGAGGCGATGGTTCCGGTCGACGGCTTCGCGACCGAGGGGACGGTGACGGTGCTCGTGCAGCACTCGGAGGGCTTCGCGGGCGCCAACCTCTCCACCCGTGACACGGTTGTGGAGCCCGCTCACCCTGAAGACACCCCTCGCTCGGCGTACGACTTCACCTTCGCGTGGGAGTCAGACACCCAGTACTACAACGAGACGTTCTACAACCACCAGGTGGCGATCCACGATTACCTGCTGGCGGAGCGGAGCGATCTGAACCTGCAGTACCTGTTCCACACCGGCGACGTGGTCAACGTCGCCGAGGACATGGCGCAGTGGGAGCGGGCAGACCCCGCGTACGCCGCCCTCGACGAGGCGGGCCTGCCCTACGGGGTGCTCGCCGGCAACCACGACGTGGGGGCCTTCGATGCGAACTACACGAACTTCAGCGCGTTCTTTGGGGCGTGGCGGTTCGCCGACAACCCCTGGTGGGGCGGTGACTACCTCGACAACCGCGGGCACTACGACCTCATCACCGCCGGTGGCATCGACTTCCTCATGCTCTACATGGGATGGGGACCGGGAGACGCGGAGATCGCGTGGATGAACGACGTCATCTCGCGCTACCCCGAGCGGACGGTCATGCTGAACCTGCACGAGTACATGCTCACGACGGGCGGTCTCGGGCCCATCCCGCAGCGCATCTACGACGAGGTCGTGGCCCCGAACCCGAACGTGCGGACGGTCTTCTCCGGCCACTACCACGACGCCTTCACCCGGGTCGACGGGTTCGACGACGACGGTGACGGAGTCGCCGAGCGCCAGGTCTACCAGGTGCTGTTCGACTACCAGGGCCTCGCCGAGGGCGGCCTCGGCTACCTCCGCCTGATGCACTTCGACAATCAGACCGGGCAGATCCTCTCGCGCACCTACAGCCCCTCGCTCGCCGACTACAACGCCGACGATCCGACGCTCGAGGTGCAGCACCAGGAATTCGCGATCCCCTACTCCGCGCTCGGCATCGCCCCGGCCCAGAAGGTGCTCGCCACCGATGCGTTCCGCGCCGACATCCTCACCACCACCCCGATCGCGGACTTCGCCGATGTCGAGAGCGGCACCGATCTCACAGCAGAGTGGGAGCCGGGGGAGGGCACCCACGGCTGGTTCGTGAACTCGGTGGACCCCTATGGCGCCACCACCGACTCCGAGGTGCGCACGGTCGTCGTGCGAACCGGCGGCGGCGAAGAGCCCGGTGAGGGTGAGGAGCCCGGTGACGGCGAAGACCCGGGCGACGGCGAAGAGCCGGGGAACGGCGAAGACCCGGGGAACGGCGAAGACCCGGGCGACGGGCGGCCCACCGAGCCGTCGGTGCCGGTGATGCCCGACCAGCTCGACCCCGCACTGCAGGGCGTGATCACCGCACCCGCGAGCGTGCGCATCGGCGATCCCTTCACCGTCCAGATCGGCGGCGTGGCGCCGGGCACGTGGGTGCAGCTGTGGCTGCACTCCGCACCCACCGCGCTGGGGACCTGGACCCAGGTGGGCGCAGACGGCACCGTCCGGGCGGTGGTCCCGGCCGGCACCACGCTCGGCGACCACGTGCTCGTCGCTCAGGACGTCGACGGCGTCGTGGGCTGGACGACACTGCAGGTGGCCGCGGCGCCGGGTGAAGCGCCGGTCGATCCGCTGCCCGGTGCAGGAACCGGCGACGGCGGCGGCGATGGCCCCGGCTCGGGGACGGTCGGTGAGGGCTCGACAGCGGCATCCGGCTCGTCGGGTCCGCTCCCGGCGACCGGAGGAGAGGCGGCGCCGCTCCTCCTCGCCGCAACGACCGCTCTCCTGCTTCTCGTCTCGGGCGTGATGCTGGTCCTCCGGCGTCAGCGCAGGGTCTGA
- the alr gene encoding alanine racemase: MTRLPAGTMREAVIDVGAIADNVRHFRRLTGAEVIAVVKADGYGHGAVRAATAALEGGATRLGVADIAEALALRRAGIRAPIMAWLHAPGASFAEAAAHGIELGISTLDQLQAAAAAASGERSVAVHLKVETGLSRNGLTPDDARIAFAEAARLERIGKLRVIGIFSHLSNASADDDRAALARFEEALGAAASVGLAPPLRHLAATHAAIALPETRLGCVRIGIGIYGLSPFADRGSAELGLRPAMTLRAAVANVRRVPAGTGVSYGYDYRTPRETTLALVPLGYADGVPRQASGAGPVTIGGRRFAVAGRIAMDQFVVDVGDAPVAIGDEVVLFGDPTLGAPAADEWAVAAGTINYEIVTRIGARVPRRQVDG; the protein is encoded by the coding sequence ATGACGCGACTTCCCGCCGGCACCATGCGCGAGGCCGTCATCGACGTCGGCGCGATCGCCGACAACGTCCGTCATTTCCGCCGCCTCACCGGCGCCGAGGTCATCGCGGTGGTCAAGGCGGACGGCTACGGTCACGGTGCGGTCCGCGCCGCGACCGCGGCGCTCGAGGGCGGGGCGACCCGGCTCGGCGTCGCCGACATCGCCGAGGCCCTGGCCCTTCGTCGCGCGGGGATCCGCGCTCCGATCATGGCGTGGCTGCACGCGCCCGGCGCGTCCTTCGCCGAGGCGGCCGCCCACGGCATCGAGCTCGGCATCTCCACCCTCGACCAGCTGCAGGCGGCGGCGGCCGCCGCCTCCGGAGAGCGTTCGGTCGCGGTGCATCTGAAAGTCGAGACCGGGCTCTCGCGCAACGGCCTCACCCCGGACGACGCGCGCATCGCCTTCGCCGAGGCCGCCCGCCTCGAGCGGATCGGGAAGCTCCGGGTCATCGGCATCTTCAGCCACCTCTCCAACGCCTCCGCCGACGACGACCGCGCCGCCCTCGCGCGCTTCGAGGAGGCGCTCGGTGCCGCGGCATCCGTGGGTCTGGCCCCGCCCCTTCGCCATCTGGCGGCCACCCACGCGGCCATCGCCTTGCCCGAGACCCGCCTCGGCTGCGTGCGCATCGGCATCGGCATCTACGGTCTGTCGCCCTTCGCCGACCGCGGGTCGGCCGAGCTGGGCCTGCGTCCCGCCATGACGCTGCGCGCCGCGGTCGCGAACGTGCGCCGCGTGCCGGCCGGCACGGGGGTCTCGTACGGCTACGACTACCGCACCCCCCGCGAGACGACCCTCGCGCTCGTGCCCCTCGGGTACGCCGACGGCGTGCCGCGGCAGGCGTCGGGTGCGGGACCGGTCACGATCGGCGGCCGCCGATTCGCTGTCGCCGGGCGCATCGCGATGGACCAGTTCGTCGTCGACGTCGGCGATGCCCCCGTCGCGATCGGCGACGAGGTCGTGCTCTTCGGCGATCCGACGCTCGGGGCTCCCGCCGCCGATGAGTGGGCCGTCGCCGCCGGCACCATCAACTACGAGATCGTCACACGCATCGGTGCGCGCGTGCCCCGTCGGCAGGTGGACGGATGA
- the glmS gene encoding glutamine--fructose-6-phosphate transaminase (isomerizing), with translation MCGIVGYVGPRQSQAILLSGLARLEYRGYDSAGIAVIDGDGDLGMRKRAGKLGILRDDLKTHPLADGTTGIGHTRWATHGGPTDDNAHPHLADDDRLAVIHNGIIENYADLKAELLAEGCTFKSETDTEVAAVLLGRAYRARGGDLVAAFRDVAARLEGAFTLLAMHRDQPGLVVGARRNSPLVIGLGEGENFLASDVAAFVEHTRDALAIGQDEIVAITPEGVEVTDFDGNAVEVERFEVTWDASAADKGGWSSFMAKEVSEEPEAVANTLRGRIRDGVVTIPELDGLDELFTGISRIIIIACGTAAYAGMTGKYALEQWARVPVDVELAHEFRYRDPVLTPDTLVVSISQSGETMDTLMAVKYAREQGAKTVSICNTQGATIPRESDAIVYTHAGPEVAVASTKAFVAQITALYLLALHIAALRGTLGAAEIAEQARELEAVPEKIAHILATEQERIEELAHWMGDTRSVLFLGRHVGYPIALEGALKLKEISYIHAEGFAAGELKHGPIALIEPGQPVFVIVPSPRGSAVLHPKVVSNIEEIKARGARVIAIAEEGDVAVLPSADEVLRIPLAGPLFEPLLAVVPLHIFAMGLATAKGLDVDQPRNLAKSVTVE, from the coding sequence ATGTGTGGAATCGTCGGGTACGTGGGCCCTCGCCAGAGCCAGGCCATCCTCCTCTCGGGCCTCGCCCGCCTCGAATACCGCGGTTACGATTCCGCCGGCATCGCCGTCATCGACGGTGACGGGGATCTGGGCATGCGCAAGCGTGCCGGCAAGCTGGGCATCCTCCGCGACGACCTGAAGACCCACCCCCTCGCCGACGGCACCACCGGCATCGGGCACACCCGGTGGGCGACCCATGGCGGGCCCACCGACGACAACGCCCACCCGCACCTGGCCGATGACGACAGGCTCGCCGTCATCCACAACGGCATCATCGAGAATTACGCCGATCTGAAGGCCGAGCTCCTCGCCGAGGGCTGCACCTTCAAGAGCGAAACCGACACCGAGGTCGCCGCCGTGCTCCTCGGCCGCGCGTACCGCGCCCGCGGCGGCGACCTGGTCGCCGCGTTCCGCGACGTCGCCGCGCGCCTGGAGGGCGCGTTCACCCTTCTCGCCATGCACCGCGACCAGCCGGGCCTCGTCGTCGGCGCGCGCCGCAACTCCCCGCTCGTCATCGGGCTCGGCGAGGGGGAGAACTTCCTCGCCTCCGACGTCGCCGCGTTCGTCGAGCACACCCGCGACGCCCTTGCGATCGGGCAGGACGAGATCGTCGCCATCACCCCCGAGGGCGTCGAGGTCACCGACTTCGACGGCAACGCGGTCGAGGTCGAGCGGTTCGAAGTGACCTGGGACGCCTCGGCCGCCGACAAGGGCGGCTGGTCGTCGTTCATGGCCAAAGAGGTCTCCGAGGAGCCCGAGGCCGTCGCGAACACGCTGCGCGGTCGCATCCGTGACGGCGTCGTCACCATCCCCGAGCTCGACGGACTCGATGAGCTCTTCACCGGCATCTCGCGCATCATCATCATCGCCTGCGGCACCGCCGCCTATGCAGGGATGACGGGCAAGTACGCCCTCGAGCAGTGGGCGCGCGTGCCGGTCGACGTCGAGCTCGCGCACGAGTTCCGCTACCGCGACCCGGTGCTGACCCCCGACACCCTCGTCGTCTCGATCAGCCAGTCGGGCGAGACGATGGACACCCTCATGGCGGTGAAGTACGCCCGCGAGCAGGGGGCGAAGACCGTCTCGATCTGCAACACCCAGGGCGCGACGATCCCGCGCGAGTCGGACGCGATCGTCTACACCCACGCCGGCCCCGAGGTCGCCGTCGCCTCGACGAAGGCGTTCGTCGCACAGATCACCGCGCTGTACCTGCTGGCTCTCCACATCGCGGCGCTGCGCGGCACGCTCGGCGCCGCCGAGATCGCCGAGCAGGCGCGCGAGCTCGAGGCGGTGCCCGAGAAGATCGCGCACATCCTCGCCACCGAACAGGAGCGCATCGAGGAGCTCGCGCACTGGATGGGCGACACCCGGTCGGTGCTCTTCCTCGGTCGGCACGTGGGCTACCCGATCGCCCTCGAGGGTGCGCTCAAGCTCAAGGAGATCTCGTACATCCACGCCGAAGGCTTCGCCGCGGGCGAGCTCAAGCACGGCCCCATCGCGCTCATCGAGCCCGGTCAGCCGGTGTTCGTCATCGTCCCCTCGCCGCGCGGGTCGGCGGTGCTGCACCCCAAGGTCGTCTCGAACATCGAGGAGATCAAGGCCCGCGGCGCGCGCGTGATCGCGATCGCCGAGGAGGGGGATGTCGCGGTGCTCCCCTCCGCCGACGAGGTGCTGCGCATCCCGCTCGCGGGCCCGCTGTTCGAGCCGCTCCTCGCCGTCGTGCCGCTGCACATCTTCGCGATGGGCCTCGCCACGGCCAAGGGGCTCGACGTCGATCAGCCGCGCAACCTCGCCAAGTCGGTCACTGTCGAGTAG